The following are from one region of the Anaeropeptidivorans aminofermentans genome:
- a CDS encoding fibronectin type III domain-containing protein, with protein sequence MRNLYKKLIPLLMAFVLILGSVPPVPVFAAPGTSLSITTHASANNNYDVSLSFTPPSIPNLVRYKVTYENVTRGGVQSFETNNAASTITFTRNLDPGSLYTFKVYPISYTTDAQGNTVYHTSSESAGDFAALTNITVDAIGSGNSISVTFDVPRVKNADFFQQYKIYFATIGVANMDGNLEWTNMPETVDASSLKIENNKATYTYYNSAFKPGKLFAIKVEPVLNNNERDNISPTQIISNLGSFTFATDRTVDYHTGKAYIRPSLVINDNSLTNIDLIWDSLDKELLSSKLSSLDIYQYTPHNNVTDNILHLGNDFFSTTSVSIPKPDAPVTEFFMRAVYNDVSYKIKNKSYNLGNVTIESARVQYMQKEEAFAPYSPHIYDISHTGTTNASMAITWEGFLRNPLNAIEEEYEDTGKHFDKNITYDIYITDDPVNFSSMRKEHALSLLGTGIPVVKIDNKPYFKYNFANYYTNDGSGLVQKAFVQNKIYYIKIVASRGQETSTPAYGSYYIMPTDKIPVEPNILASPPLRIKVLNGAEVITENSITVEWDEQWIEIFKPGPSGKPEDGKWFSKIGISNGSLLYGSDTIKDSDNILLKNRVLKDDGTIDKLATFDKIKEALKDFFPESPADPTNILVLRLADISGVSYKLHNAEYALVGDLGYTEYYDEISRAETTYQWENISPKKSGPITMEFTVTASHNPPLNTLKAGTPYAIFIRPFASFGSEERLASYPAYVTSTTLTGRDPVEINPVVPILEPVSSTDISVTVRFEYLDDLQYELRISDLYTAYSTGGTPITNEELLKNGIKKIDTATGKLYMEYTINGLFPETRYYLWIRSASGGKQSNWSNPIEMKTLELSAPEAPRGLGLASKLSVNTYNQEKKTDYLPSDKDYIIVEWLRINADIDLAPKDSESTGGGGDKTAAAEFLFNPAIKESYMVKFNELISSKLYYIRAKTRLTVSKNGMLSERAYSYIVEISLEPDFKDALSIEVPLSAEIKEGSIYKESEWVSVQLFSEKSDSEYDGDKDPNTYPLPHSDFEIIYDNKTSTLTYRFRSNETGKDGKKDNLVDERFISRLVSNKTFVYEIDISKYNHISPLNRQVEFPYTIISAFNERKISLKIKADNFTVTFQPGSFNTTEVNALTGLNKNAKVHIHLNQNPFGIPLTDNYISSPQKLSTTVASQQKAVNIINYAKPVMINLSLSGKFIENATNLGAYVIDENTGGWQRLPASYDIVSKSLNASSYKAATYSAIGIVTPGAVTGETLNQLYRVNSKLVIADMGVYNENTALHANQFNQITAAVLKGSSTVYMNEPLSQENYDALGKGKLLVSGSGVSREAGISALVRLYEIKAKRAVTGYPSLNETGYQDISGADEKYRVPLLKAVDLGFYRETYAKPKNIMTFGDLMHILDIILSY encoded by the coding sequence ATGAGAAATTTATATAAGAAATTAATACCCCTTTTAATGGCTTTTGTCCTTATCTTAGGCTCTGTTCCGCCTGTACCCGTATTTGCCGCCCCCGGAACATCCCTATCCATTACTACCCATGCTTCCGCAAACAATAATTACGACGTAAGCCTTTCCTTTACCCCGCCTTCTATACCGAATCTGGTTCGATATAAAGTAACTTATGAAAACGTTACAAGAGGCGGTGTTCAGTCCTTTGAAACCAATAATGCGGCAAGCACCATAACATTTACAAGAAACCTTGACCCCGGCTCCTTATATACCTTTAAAGTATATCCCATATCTTATACCACAGATGCCCAGGGAAACACCGTTTACCATACCAGCTCGGAAAGCGCCGGAGACTTTGCCGCTCTTACGAATATCACGGTAGACGCCATAGGCTCCGGGAACTCCATATCTGTTACCTTTGACGTTCCCCGGGTAAAAAATGCAGACTTCTTTCAGCAGTATAAAATATATTTTGCTACTATAGGCGTAGCAAATATGGACGGCAACCTGGAATGGACAAATATGCCTGAAACTGTCGATGCGTCTTCCCTTAAAATAGAAAATAACAAGGCCACCTATACCTATTACAATAGTGCTTTTAAGCCGGGAAAGCTATTCGCCATAAAAGTAGAGCCTGTTCTTAATAACAATGAAAGAGATAATATCTCCCCTACTCAAATAATTTCCAATCTTGGCAGCTTTACCTTTGCAACCGACCGCACCGTGGATTATCACACAGGCAAGGCCTATATCAGGCCCTCTTTAGTCATAAACGACAACAGCCTTACCAATATCGATTTAATATGGGATAGCCTTGATAAAGAGCTTCTGTCATCGAAGCTTTCATCTTTGGATATTTATCAATACACGCCCCATAATAATGTAACTGATAACATTTTGCACCTTGGGAATGATTTCTTCTCAACCACCTCTGTTTCCATACCAAAGCCCGATGCGCCGGTTACGGAATTTTTCATGAGGGCAGTATATAACGACGTAAGCTATAAGATTAAGAACAAATCCTATAACCTCGGCAACGTTACGATAGAAAGCGCACGGGTTCAGTATATGCAAAAAGAGGAAGCCTTTGCCCCCTATAGCCCTCATATATACGATATCAGCCATACGGGAACGACGAACGCTTCCATGGCAATTACATGGGAAGGCTTTTTAAGAAATCCGCTGAACGCCATTGAAGAAGAATACGAAGACACAGGAAAGCATTTCGATAAAAACATCACTTACGACATCTATATCACCGATGATCCTGTGAATTTTTCTTCCATGCGCAAAGAACATGCTCTCTCTCTTTTAGGAACCGGCATACCTGTAGTTAAAATTGATAACAAACCCTATTTTAAATATAACTTTGCAAATTACTACACCAATGACGGCTCAGGGCTTGTTCAAAAGGCCTTTGTACAGAATAAAATCTATTATATAAAAATAGTTGCTTCAAGGGGCCAGGAAACCTCCACTCCGGCCTACGGCTCTTATTACATCATGCCTACGGATAAAATTCCCGTGGAGCCTAATATTCTTGCTTCACCGCCTTTACGGATAAAGGTTTTAAACGGCGCAGAAGTCATCACTGAAAACTCCATTACGGTGGAATGGGACGAGCAATGGATAGAAATTTTCAAGCCGGGCCCATCCGGTAAGCCGGAGGACGGAAAATGGTTTTCAAAAATCGGCATCTCCAACGGCAGCCTCCTTTACGGCAGTGACACCATAAAAGACAGCGATAATATCCTTCTTAAGAACAGGGTCTTAAAAGACGATGGAACCATCGATAAGCTTGCAACCTTTGATAAAATAAAAGAAGCCCTTAAAGACTTCTTTCCTGAATCACCAGCGGACCCTACGAATATTCTTGTTTTAAGGCTGGCAGATATTTCCGGCGTTTCCTATAAACTCCATAACGCGGAATACGCTCTTGTAGGAGATTTGGGCTATACAGAATATTATGATGAAATATCAAGGGCAGAGACCACTTATCAATGGGAAAATATTAGCCCTAAAAAATCCGGCCCTATTACCATGGAATTTACCGTTACTGCAAGCCATAACCCTCCCTTAAACACTTTAAAAGCAGGGACCCCTTATGCCATCTTTATAAGGCCTTTTGCATCCTTCGGCTCCGAGGAAAGGCTTGCATCTTACCCGGCATACGTAACCTCCACCACCCTAACGGGAAGAGACCCTGTTGAAATAAACCCGGTTGTTCCCATTCTTGAGCCTGTTTCATCAACAGATATCAGCGTTACGGTACGCTTTGAATATTTAGATGACCTTCAATATGAATTAAGGATAAGCGATTTATATACGGCCTATTCCACCGGGGGAACCCCTATCACAAACGAAGAGCTTTTGAAAAACGGCATTAAAAAAATAGATACTGCAACAGGAAAGCTTTATATGGAATATACTATAAACGGGCTTTTTCCCGAAACCCGCTATTACTTATGGATACGCTCCGCCTCCGGGGGGAAACAGTCCAACTGGTCTAACCCTATAGAAATGAAAACCCTGGAGCTTTCGGCTCCCGAAGCGCCGAGGGGCCTTGGCCTTGCTTCAAAGCTTAGCGTAAATACCTATAATCAGGAAAAGAAAACCGATTACCTCCCTTCGGATAAGGATTATATTATCGTTGAATGGCTCAGAATAAACGCCGATATTGATTTAGCCCCGAAAGATTCCGAAAGCACAGGGGGCGGCGGAGATAAGACCGCGGCGGCGGAGTTCCTTTTTAATCCTGCCATTAAAGAAAGCTACATGGTTAAATTTAATGAGCTTATCAGCAGCAAGCTTTATTACATAAGGGCAAAAACAAGGCTTACAGTATCAAAAAACGGCATGCTTTCTGAAAGAGCCTATTCCTACATTGTTGAAATAAGCCTTGAGCCGGATTTTAAGGATGCGCTTTCCATAGAGGTTCCCTTATCTGCTGAAATAAAGGAAGGCTCCATCTATAAAGAGTCTGAATGGGTAAGCGTACAGCTTTTTTCTGAAAAAAGCGACTCAGAATACGACGGAGATAAGGACCCTAACACTTATCCTTTGCCCCATTCCGATTTTGAAATCATCTACGATAACAAAACATCAACTTTAACTTATCGCTTCCGTTCAAATGAAACGGGAAAAGACGGAAAAAAAGATAATCTCGTAGATGAACGCTTTATTTCAAGGCTTGTATCAAATAAAACATTCGTATATGAAATCGATATTTCAAAATACAATCATATAAGCCCCTTAAACAGGCAGGTGGAATTTCCATATACCATCATATCAGCTTTTAACGAAAGGAAAATATCTCTTAAAATAAAAGCCGATAATTTCACCGTTACATTCCAGCCGGGAAGCTTTAACACAACAGAGGTAAACGCTCTTACGGGCCTGAATAAAAATGCCAAGGTTCATATTCATTTAAACCAAAACCCCTTTGGCATACCTCTTACGGATAATTATATTTCTTCTCCTCAGAAGCTTTCCACTACAGTAGCTTCTCAGCAAAAAGCAGTAAACATAATAAATTATGCAAAGCCTGTAATGATTAATCTTTCCCTTTCAGGTAAGTTTATAGAAAACGCCACGAATTTAGGGGCCTATGTCATAGACGAAAACACCGGCGGCTGGCAAAGGCTTCCTGCATCCTATGATATTGTTTCAAAATCCCTGAATGCCTCTTCCTATAAGGCGGCAACCTACTCTGCCATAGGCATCGTTACCCCGGGGGCTGTTACGGGAGAAACACTGAATCAACTTTATCGGGTAAATTCAAAGCTTGTAATTGCCGATATGGGCGTTTACAACGAAAATACGGCCCTCCACGCCAATCAGTTTAACCAGATTACAGCGGCAGTTTTGAAAGGAAGTTCTACCGTATACATGAATGAGCCTCTTTCTCAGGAAAATTATGATGCGCTTGGAAAGGGTAAGCTTCTTGTTTCAGGATCCGGCGTTTCCAGAGAAGCCGGAATCAGCGCTCTCGTCCGCCTATATGAAATAAAGGCCAAAAGAGCCGTTACCGGATACCCTTCCTTAAATGAAACAGGCTATCAGGATATCTCGGGGGCCGACGAAAAATACAGAGTTCCTTTATTAAAAGCAGTCGACCTGGGCTTTTACAGAGAAACTTATGCAAAGCCCAAAAATATCATGACCTTCGGCGATTTAATGCATATCCTTGATATTATATTAAGCTATTAG
- a CDS encoding DUF5714 domain-containing protein gives MKLFNSGCILCGKKLIYFEKEKKLQCQFCKNEFTANASCEDGHFICDQCHMEKGYEIITDLALSSEEHNPLNLALKMMKNPFINIHGPEHHYLVPACLLSAYKNTVKDFDLQEGLLKARQRAEKVPGGICGFWGSCGAGIGTGIFISIITEATPLSYEPWGKANYMTSLSLNAIARNGGPRCCKRNSFLSLIEAVNYLKESFGIDFNREESIKCPFFMKNKECRKEECTFYPYHKAL, from the coding sequence ATGAAATTGTTTAATTCAGGCTGTATTTTATGCGGCAAAAAATTAATTTATTTTGAGAAGGAAAAGAAGCTCCAATGCCAATTTTGTAAAAACGAATTTACGGCAAATGCCTCCTGTGAAGATGGTCATTTTATCTGTGATCAATGCCACATGGAAAAGGGATATGAGATAATTACCGATTTGGCTCTTTCTTCTGAGGAGCATAACCCTTTAAATCTTGCTCTTAAAATGATGAAAAATCCTTTTATAAATATCCACGGCCCTGAACATCATTATCTTGTACCTGCATGCCTGCTTTCAGCATATAAAAATACTGTAAAAGATTTTGACCTTCAGGAAGGTCTTTTAAAGGCCCGACAAAGGGCCGAGAAGGTTCCCGGAGGAATATGCGGCTTCTGGGGAAGCTGCGGCGCTGGGATAGGCACAGGGATATTTATAAGCATTATAACAGAGGCCACACCTCTTTCTTATGAGCCCTGGGGAAAAGCAAATTATATGACTTCCTTATCCTTAAATGCCATCGCCCGTAACGGCGGCCCCAGATGCTGCAAGCGGAATTCCTTCTTAAGCCTTATAGAAGCCGTTAACTATTTAAAGGAAAGCTTCGGCATTGATTTTAATAGAGAAGAAAGCATAAAATGCCCGTTTTTTATGAAAAATAAAGAATGCAGAAAGGAAGAATGCACTTTTTATCCTTATCATAAAGCTTTATAA
- the hflX gene encoding GTPase HflX encodes MHETKMELDQLILVGIDTDEGAMAADESLLELKELVETTGAVVSDMLMQKREYPHPGHYLGKGKIDELKDLISLHNATGIVCDDELSAVQLRNLSNLLDVKILDRTLVILDIFASRASSAEGKVQVELAQQKYRLSRLSGLGKSLSRLGGGIGTRGPGEKKLETDRRHIRNRISELEDQLKQIELHRAVLRDKRERNSEIVISLVGYTNAGKSTLLNCLSDSSVYASNQLFATLDTTARSISFGNSSKAILTDTVGFISKLPHNLIKAFRSTLDELKYSDILLHVVDASSPSRSEHMAVVYSTLKELSVLDKPIITIYNKMDRDVDLPLPSDIHARKEVKMSALSGEGKDILFTAIEGILQEMRIKISALIPYNEGALSNMLRQKSEIISEEYVENGLFIEAYVNRELYNRLSPYMAKR; translated from the coding sequence ATGCACGAAACGAAAATGGAATTAGATCAATTGATATTAGTTGGAATAGATACAGACGAAGGGGCCATGGCGGCCGATGAAAGCCTTTTAGAATTAAAAGAGCTTGTGGAAACAACAGGGGCCGTTGTTTCCGATATGCTTATGCAAAAAAGAGAATATCCCCACCCCGGCCATTATCTTGGAAAGGGGAAAATCGACGAGCTTAAAGACTTAATATCCCTCCATAACGCCACAGGCATCGTCTGTGATGATGAGCTTTCAGCGGTTCAACTAAGAAACCTTTCAAATTTACTGGATGTAAAAATCCTCGACAGAACATTAGTCATTCTTGATATCTTTGCTTCCAGAGCCTCTTCTGCAGAAGGTAAAGTTCAGGTGGAACTTGCCCAGCAAAAATACAGGCTTTCAAGATTAAGCGGCCTTGGAAAAAGCCTTTCCCGATTAGGCGGCGGTATCGGAACAAGAGGCCCCGGAGAAAAAAAGCTTGAAACAGATAGAAGGCATATAAGAAACCGTATTTCAGAGCTTGAGGACCAGCTTAAGCAAATAGAGCTTCACAGGGCTGTTCTAAGAGACAAAAGGGAAAGAAATTCAGAAATTGTCATAAGCCTTGTAGGATATACCAACGCAGGCAAATCCACTCTTTTAAACTGTCTTTCCGATTCCTCTGTATACGCCTCAAATCAGCTCTTTGCAACCTTAGACACTACCGCCCGCTCCATAAGCTTTGGAAACAGCTCCAAGGCAATCCTCACAGATACCGTAGGCTTTATCAGCAAACTTCCCCATAATTTGATTAAGGCCTTCCGCTCAACCCTTGATGAGCTTAAATATTCAGACATTCTTCTGCATGTAGTAGATGCCTCAAGCCCTTCAAGAAGCGAGCATATGGCAGTTGTATATAGCACCCTTAAAGAGCTCTCCGTGCTGGATAAACCCATCATAACCATATACAACAAAATGGACCGTGATGTGGATTTACCGCTTCCATCAGACATTCATGCGAGAAAAGAAGTAAAAATGTCTGCTCTTTCAGGGGAGGGAAAAGACATTTTATTTACAGCCATTGAAGGAATTTTACAGGAAATGCGAATAAAGATTTCAGCCTTAATTCCCTACAACGAAGGCGCTCTTTCGAATATGCTAAGGCAGAAATCCGAAATTATTTCTGAGGAATATGTCGAAAACGGCCTATTTATAGAGGCCTATGTCAACCGTGAACTGTATAACAGACTATCCCCTTATATGGCAAAAAGATAG
- a CDS encoding DUF6514 family protein → MFQKNIVRSSEAVTCEGKEILLVYSLIAEFSDTMFSNESPTGLVFGVSVEKYAADCQYSKFEESEVVKKITYDKNFALSLIDILADNTVTPMSLINIIDDLVSEVIDTDSVSYSMAN, encoded by the coding sequence ATGTTTCAAAAAAATATTGTGCGAAGCAGTGAGGCCGTAACCTGTGAAGGAAAGGAAATCCTCCTCGTATATTCTCTTATAGCAGAATTCAGCGACACCATGTTTTCAAACGAGTCCCCTACAGGTCTTGTTTTTGGAGTTTCCGTAGAAAAGTACGCCGCCGACTGCCAATACTCAAAATTTGAAGAATCTGAAGTAGTCAAGAAGATAACCTACGACAAAAACTTTGCCCTTTCTTTAATAGACATCCTTGCAGACAATACCGTAACCCCTATGAGTCTCATAAATATCATTGACGACCTTGTTTCTGAAGTAATTGATACTGACAGTGTCAGCTACAGCATGGCTAATTAG
- a CDS encoding DUF2461 domain-containing protein produces the protein MKFEGFYQKSTKILLEIRFNNNKEFFHSIKDEYASYVHEPIKLLAENLLDKIKDMDKDFGDEIKISRANRDIRFSKNKSPYKESKWFFLRKGNISTIEYHRPNYFFEITPDGYMYGLGFWPGPGGMGLLRARSMAKGAAGFEEALKAYKKQNAFELEGDMYKKIFFPELPEEKNDWLQRKSLTFIKSCGNDELLYSPELVDSVFNDIKAIHPVYQYLDKISG, from the coding sequence ATGAAATTTGAAGGATTTTATCAAAAAAGCACAAAAATTCTTTTAGAAATAAGATTTAATAATAATAAAGAGTTTTTTCATAGTATAAAAGACGAATATGCGTCTTATGTTCATGAGCCGATAAAGCTTTTAGCCGAAAATCTTCTTGATAAAATTAAAGATATGGACAAGGATTTCGGCGATGAAATAAAAATATCCAGGGCAAACAGAGATATACGCTTTTCAAAAAATAAATCTCCCTATAAGGAAAGCAAATGGTTTTTTTTAAGAAAGGGCAATATTTCAACCATAGAATATCATAGGCCCAATTACTTTTTTGAAATAACCCCCGACGGTTATATGTATGGGCTTGGCTTCTGGCCGGGGCCGGGGGGAATGGGTCTTCTGAGGGCTCGATCTATGGCTAAAGGAGCCGCTGGCTTTGAGGAAGCGTTAAAGGCCTATAAAAAGCAAAATGCCTTTGAGCTTGAAGGAGATATGTATAAAAAAATTTTTTTTCCGGAGCTTCCAGAGGAAAAAAATGACTGGCTGCAAAGAAAAAGCCTTACTTTCATAAAAAGCTGCGGAAACGACGAGCTTTTGTATAGCCCTGAGCTTGTAGATAGTGTGTTTAATGATATTAAAGCAATACACCCTGTATATCAATATCTTGATAAAATATCTGGATGA
- a CDS encoding metal-dependent transcriptional regulator, whose protein sequence is MKNDFNITPSLEDYLEAIYFLQKRNGNVRVTDVAMELDISKPSVNKAINILKENGLVNHEHYGLLSLTQKGAKVAADVAKRHILLRDFLRNYLGVDEKTSEREACLLEHAMSLETASKLEEFLTEKFGYKNSNVE, encoded by the coding sequence GTGAAAAATGATTTCAACATTACACCTTCATTGGAAGACTATCTTGAAGCAATTTATTTTCTTCAAAAAAGAAACGGCAATGTAAGAGTTACAGATGTTGCTATGGAGCTTGATATTTCAAAGCCCAGCGTCAATAAGGCGATTAATATCCTAAAGGAAAACGGGCTTGTAAACCATGAGCATTACGGCCTTTTAAGCCTTACCCAAAAGGGGGCAAAGGTTGCCGCAGACGTTGCTAAAAGGCATATTCTTTTAAGGGACTTTTTAAGAAATTACTTAGGTGTTGATGAAAAGACCAGCGAAAGGGAAGCATGCCTTCTTGAACATGCCATGAGCCTTGAAACGGCTTCCAAGCTGGAAGAATTTCTTACGGAAAAATTCGGCTATAAAAATTCAAACGTTGAGTAA
- a CDS encoding 2-phosphosulfolactate phosphatase — protein MYIDVIFTADGLLNTELKGKDTAVIDVFRATSVITTAMNNGAEYIKPFKTIEEALEFRKSTGGQALLGGERNKVKIEGFDFGNSPLEYKFVKGKPIGFTTTNGTQAIENAKGSENIYILSFLNLSAACDIFMERSSALILACAGTAGKVTIDDTLCAGAAIEYILSNKKAELSDSAAISLEYYKSGKGDLRHLLKNCRHYNALMKEGYEKDVEYCLQRDMIPLVPYYKEGFILI, from the coding sequence ATGTATATTGATGTTATTTTTACGGCAGACGGGCTTTTAAATACGGAGCTTAAAGGAAAAGACACTGCTGTCATAGATGTATTCCGAGCCACAAGCGTTATTACTACTGCCATGAATAATGGGGCAGAATATATAAAGCCTTTTAAAACCATAGAAGAAGCCTTGGAATTCAGAAAAAGCACCGGAGGTCAGGCCCTTTTAGGGGGAGAAAGAAATAAAGTTAAAATCGAAGGATTTGATTTTGGCAATTCTCCGCTGGAATATAAGTTCGTCAAAGGAAAGCCCATAGGGTTTACCACAACTAACGGAACTCAGGCCATAGAAAATGCAAAAGGCTCTGAAAATATCTATATTTTAAGCTTTCTGAACCTTAGCGCTGCCTGTGATATTTTCATGGAAAGAAGCAGTGCCCTCATTCTTGCCTGTGCCGGAACAGCGGGGAAGGTTACCATAGACGATACTCTTTGTGCAGGAGCTGCCATAGAATATATCCTTTCTAATAAAAAAGCAGAGCTTAGTGATTCCGCGGCGATTTCTCTTGAATATTATAAAAGTGGCAAAGGAGACTTAAGGCATTTGCTTAAAAACTGCCGGCATTATAATGCCCTAATGAAAGAAGGGTATGAAAAAGATGTTGAATACTGCCTTCAAAGGGATATGATACCCCTTGTCCCCTATTATAAAGAGGGATTTATACTCATTTAA